One window of the Camelina sativa cultivar DH55 chromosome 1, Cs, whole genome shotgun sequence genome contains the following:
- the LOC104702650 gene encoding tetraspanin-2 isoform X2, with protein MALANNLTAILNLLALLCSIPITASGIWLASKPDNECVNLLRWPVVVLGVLILVVSATGFIGAYKYKETLLAVYLCCMAILIGLLLVVLIFAFVVTRPDGSYQVPGRGYKEYRVEGFSNWLKENVVDSKNWVRLRACLADTNVCPKLNQEFITADQFYSSSKITPLQSGCCKPPTACGYNFVNPTLWLNPNNMAADADCYLWSNDQSQLCYNCNSCKAGLLGNLRKEWRKANLILIITVVVLIWVYVIACSAFRNAQTEDLFRKYKQGGV; from the exons ATGGCGTTAGCGAATAACTTAACCGCGATACTGAACTTACTAGCTTTACTCTGTTCCATACCAATAACGGCGTCAGGTATATGGCTAGCTTCAAAGCCTGACAACGAGTGTGTTAATCTCCTCCGTTGGCCCGTCGTCGTCCTCGGCGTTCTCATCCTCGTCGTCTCCGCAACTGGTTTCATCGGCGCCTACAA GTACAAGGAGACTTTACTGGCGGTTTACTTGTGTTGTATGGCGATACTGATCGGGCTTTTGCTGGTGGTTTTGATATTTGCGTTCGTCGTGACCCGACCCGATGGATCGTATCAGGTTCCGGGTAGAGGTTACAAAGAGTATAGGGTTGAAGGGTTCTCGAATTGGCTGAAGGAGAACGTTGTGGATTCCAAGAATTGGGTGAGGCTAAGGGCTTGTCTGGCTGATACTAACGTTTGTCCTAAACTCAACCAAGAGTTCATTACCGCCGATCAGTTCTACTCCTCCTCTAAGATCACTCCTCTCCAG TCCGGCTGCTGCAAACCACCAACCGCGTGTGGCTACAACTTTGTGAACCCAACCCTGTGGCTAAACCCGAACAACATGGCTGCAGACGCAGACTGTTACTTATGGAGCAATGACCAGAGCCAGCTTTGTTACAATTGCAACTCATGCAAAGCTGGTCTACTTGGAAACCTTAGAAAAGAATGGCGTAAAGCAAATCTCATACTTATCATCACTGTCGTTGTTCTCATATGGGTTTACGTTATTGCGTGTAGCGCGTTTAGGAATGCTCAGACTGAGGATCTCTTCCGCAAATACAAACAAG GTGGTGTTTAG
- the LOC104702665 gene encoding uncharacterized protein LOC104702665 produces MGCVKPLFTPYLQKTSIRDVLEHDFVLSLMREVSGTDQEGLLRNLMSLLQLWFGTCQVKVTKEELRCPSQIPVLVLVFPLSIQEGWVQKLHLQGKHKKKTSFKQKWENFMGALKSPDAS; encoded by the exons ATGGGATGTGTGAAACCTCTGTTTACTCCCTATTTACAGAAAACGAG CATTAGAGATGTTTTGGAGCACGATTTTGTCTTAAGCTTGATGAGGGAAGTGTCGGGTACTGATCAAGAG GGGCTCTTGAGGAATTTGATGAGCCTGCTTCAGCTTTGGTTTGGAACATGTCAAGTGAAAGTGACGAAAGAAGAGCTTCGTTGCCCCAGCCAGATTCCAGTTTTGGTGTTGGTGTTCCCATTGAGCATTCAGGAAGGATGGGTTCAAAAACTTCATTTGCAAG ggaaacacaagaagaagacaagtttTAAGCAAAAATGGGAGAATTTTATGGGAGCATTAAAAAGTCCAGATGCTTCCTAG
- the LOC104702703 gene encoding cytidine deaminase 1-like gives MDKPSFVIQSEEAESAAKQLGVSVLQLLPSLVKPAESYARTPISKFNVATVGLGSSGRIFLGVNVEFPKLPLHHSIHAEQFLVTNLRLNGERQLKNFAVSAAPCGHCRQFLQEIRDAPEIKILITDPKNSADSDSAADSDGFLRLGSFLPHRFGPDDLLEKDLPLLLEPHDNGLVISDLDSVCNGTIESSADLKQTALAAANRSYAPYSLCPSGVSLVDCDGKVYRGSYMESAAYNPSLGPVQAALVDYVANGGGGGYERIVGAVLVETKDAVVRQEQTARLLLETISPKCEFKVSHCYAA, from the coding sequence ATGGATAAGCCAAGCTTCGTCATCCAATCCGAAGAAGCTGAATCCGCCGCGAAACAACTCGGCGTCTCCGTCCTCCAGCTCCTCCCTTCGCTGGTCAAACCAGCTGAATCCTACGCTCGAACTCCGATTTCAAAATTCAACGTCGCAACCGTCGGACTCGGATCATCGGGTCGGATCTTCTTAGGCGTCAATGTCGAATTCCCAAAGCTCCCTCTCCACCACTCAATCCACGCCGAGCAGTTCCTCGTCACCAACCTCAGGCTCAACGGCGAGCGTCAACTCAAAAACTTCGCCGTCTCCGCCGCACCGTGTGGTCATTGCCGCCAGTTCCTTCAAGAAATCCGCGACGCGCCTGAGATCAAAATCCTGATCACCGATCCAAAAAACTCCGCCGATTCCGATTCCGCCGCCGACTCAGACGGATTCTTACGCCTCGGAAGCTTCTTGCCTCACAGATTCGGTCCCGACGATCTTCTCGAGAAAGATCTCCCTCTTCTCCTCGAACCTCACGATAACGGTCTCGTTATCTCAGATCTCGACTCGGTCTGCAACGGAACAATCGAGTCCTCCGCCGATTTGAAACAAACGGCTTTGGCGGCGGCGAACAGATCGTACGCGCCGTATAGTTTGTGTCCGTCGGGAGTCTCGTTGGTGGACTGTGACGGGAAAGTGTACAGAGGTTCGTATATGGAATCGGCGGCGTATAATCCTAGTTTGGGACCAGTGCAGGCGGCGCTGGTTGATTACGTGGCtaacggtggtggaggaggttacGAGAGGATCGTCGGAGCGGTGTTGGTGGAGACAAAAGATGCGGTGGTGAGGCAAGAGCAGACGGCGAGGTTGTTGTTAGAGACCATATCGCCGAAATGCGAATTCAAAGTGTCTCATTGCTATGCAGCTTAA
- the LOC104702712 gene encoding enhanced ethylene response protein 5-like, producing MAYVSMGEAHRRITEYLNRFCDAVSYQDSSTLCRLLSFSSNSPPLLSLADALNLFQDASGLIRQSDKFSEFGEILAHLFRSLQSYRVGNLVEAYLAFEKFANAFVQEFRNWESAWALEALYVVCYEIRVLAEKADKELTSNGKSPEKLKAAGSLLMKVFGVLAGKGPKRVGALYVTCQLFKTYFKLGTVNLCRSVIRSIETARIFDFEEFPKRDKVTYMYYTGRLEVFNENFPAADTKLSYALQYCNPKRERNIRMILKYLIPVKLSIGVIPKDELLQNYNLHEYTKIVEALRKGDLRLLRHALQEHEDRFLRSGVYLVLEKLELQVYQRLMKKIYIIQKQSDPARAHQLKLEVIAKALRWLEMDMDLDEVECIMTILIYKNLVKGYLAHKSKVVVLSKQDPFPKLNGKPVGS from the exons ATGGCGTACGTTAGTATGGGTGAAGCTCACAGGCGAATCACTGAATACTTAAACCGTTTCTGCGACGCCGTTTCGTACCAAGACTCTTCTACACTTTGCcgtctcctctctttctcttccaattCTCCACCTCTTCTCTCACTCGCCGACGCACTCAACCTCTTCCAG GACGCTAGCGGTTTGATTAGACAGTCTGATAAATTCTCTGAATTCGGCGAGATTCTGGCTCATTTGTTTCGTTCTCTACAAAGTTACCGAGTTGGGAATTTAGTTGAAGCATACCTTGCTTTCGAGAAGTTTGCCAA TGCATTTGTTCAGGAGTTTCGTAATTGGGAATCTGCTTGGGCATTGGAAGCTCTGTATGTTGTTTGTTATGAAATTCGGGTTCTTGCAGAAAAG GCTGATAAGGAGTTGACTTCTAATGGAAAATCTCCTGAGAAATTAAAAGCAGCTGGATCTCTTCTTATGAAAGTTTTCGGAGTTCTTGCT GGGAAAGGTCCAAAACGAGTCGGAGCACTATATGTGACGTGTCAATTGTTCAAGACCTACTTTAAG CTTGGAACCGTCAATCTTTGTCGAAGTGTAATAAGAAGTATTGAAACTGCTCGGATATTTGACTTTGAGGAGTTTCCAAAAAGAGACAAG GTCACATACATGTATTATACCGGACGATTAGAAGTCTTCAACGAAAATTTTCCTGCT GCGGATACAAAGCTATCATATGCTTTGCAATATTGCAACCCCAAAAGAGAACGGAATATAAG GATGATATTGAAGTATTTGATACCCGTGAAACTTTCAATAGGAGTTATACCGAAAGATGAGCTcttgcaaaattataatcttcATGAG TACACAAAGATTGTGGAAGCTCTGAGAAAGGGTGATCTCAGGCTTCTCCGGCATGCTCTTCAAGAACATGAAGATCG GTTCTTGAGGTCGGGTGTGTATCTTGTCTTGGAAAAGCTAGAGCTCCAAGTGTACCAGAGACTCATGAAGAAAAT tTATATTATCCAGAAGCAGAGTGATCCAGCGAGAGCGCACCAGCTGAAGCTTGAAGTGATTGCCAAAGCATTAAGATGGCTAGAAATGGACATGGATCTCGACGAG GTGGAATGTATAATGACGATATTGATATACAAGAACCTTGTGAAAGGTTATTTAGCCCACAAGAGCAAAGTGGTAGTTCTAAGCAAGCAAGATCCTTTCCCTAAACTAAACGGGAAGCCGGTTGGCtcatag
- the LOC104702691 gene encoding 1-aminocyclopropane-1-carboxylate oxidase 1, protein MVFIKEREMEIPVIDFGELDRENRSKTMSLLDHACDKWGFFMVDNHGIDKELMDKVKKMINSHYEEHLKEEFYQSEMVKALSEGRTSDADWESSFFISHKPASNICKIPNISEELSKTMDEYVSQLHKFAERLSKLMCENLGLDEEDMTKAFSGSKGPAFGTKVAKYPECPRPELMRGLREHTDAGGIILLLQDDQVPGLEFFKDGKWISIPPSKNNTIFVNTGDQVEILSNGRYKSVVHRVMTVKQGSRLSIATFYNPAGDAIISPAPKLLYPSGFRFQDYLKLYSTTKFGDKGPRLETMKKMENGHSA, encoded by the exons atggTTTTTATcaaggagagagagatggagattcCAGTTATTGATTTTGGAGAATTGGATAGAGAGAACAGAAGCAAGACTATGTCACTTCTCGATCATGCATGTGATAAATGGGGCTTCTTCATG GTTGATAATCATGGAATTGATAAAGAGTTGATGGATAAAGTGAAAAAGATGATTAACTCTCACTATGAGGAGCATCTGAAAGAGGAGTTTTACCAGTCAGAGATGGTGAAAGCTTTGAGTGAAGGCAGAACTTCAGATGCAGATTGGGAAAGCAGTTTCTTCATCTCTCATAAGCCAGCTTCAAACATCTGCAAGATCCCAAACATTTCAGAGGAACTCAG CAAGACGATGGATGAATATGTTTCTCAACTGCACAAGTTTGCAGAGAGGCTCTCCAAGCTCATGTGTGAGAATCTTGGTCTTGACGAGGAAGACATGACGAAGGCGTTTTCTGGTTCAAAAGGTCCAGCTTTTGGGACAAAAGTGGCTAAATACCCAGAATGCCCTCGTCCTGAGCTGATGAGAGGGCTGAGAGAACATACTGACGCTGGGGGAATCATATTACTCCTGCAGGATGATCAGGTGCCTGGTCTTGAGTTCTTTAAAGATGGGAAGTGGATTTCTATACCACCATCCAAGAACAACACCATTTTTGTCAATACCGGTGACCAAGTCGAGATACTGAGTAATGGGAGGTACAAGAGTGTTGTACACCGTGTAATGACAGTGAAGCAAGGAAGTAGACTGTCGATTGCTACGTTTTACAATCCGGCTGGTGATGCCATAATATCTCCAGCTCCGAAGCTCCTGTATCCAAGTGGCTTCCGGTTTCAAGACTACCTGAAGCTTTATTCAACTACCAAGTTCGGAGACAAAGGCCCCAGACTTGAGACcatgaaaaaaatggaaaatggaCATTCAGCCTAG
- the LOC104702650 gene encoding tetraspanin-2 isoform X1 gives MALANNLTAILNLLALLCSIPITASGIWLASKPDNECVNLLRWPVVVLGVLILVVSATGFIGAYKYKETLLAVYLCCMAILIGLLLVVLIFAFVVTRPDGSYQVPGRGYKEYRVEGFSNWLKENVVDSKNWVRLRACLADTNVCPKLNQEFITADQFYSSSKITPLQSGCCKPPTACGYNFVNPTLWLNPNNMAADADCYLWSNDQSQLCYNCNSCKAGLLGNLRKEWRKANLILIITVVVLIWVYVIACSAFRNAQTEDLFRKYKQGWV, from the exons ATGGCGTTAGCGAATAACTTAACCGCGATACTGAACTTACTAGCTTTACTCTGTTCCATACCAATAACGGCGTCAGGTATATGGCTAGCTTCAAAGCCTGACAACGAGTGTGTTAATCTCCTCCGTTGGCCCGTCGTCGTCCTCGGCGTTCTCATCCTCGTCGTCTCCGCAACTGGTTTCATCGGCGCCTACAA GTACAAGGAGACTTTACTGGCGGTTTACTTGTGTTGTATGGCGATACTGATCGGGCTTTTGCTGGTGGTTTTGATATTTGCGTTCGTCGTGACCCGACCCGATGGATCGTATCAGGTTCCGGGTAGAGGTTACAAAGAGTATAGGGTTGAAGGGTTCTCGAATTGGCTGAAGGAGAACGTTGTGGATTCCAAGAATTGGGTGAGGCTAAGGGCTTGTCTGGCTGATACTAACGTTTGTCCTAAACTCAACCAAGAGTTCATTACCGCCGATCAGTTCTACTCCTCCTCTAAGATCACTCCTCTCCAG TCCGGCTGCTGCAAACCACCAACCGCGTGTGGCTACAACTTTGTGAACCCAACCCTGTGGCTAAACCCGAACAACATGGCTGCAGACGCAGACTGTTACTTATGGAGCAATGACCAGAGCCAGCTTTGTTACAATTGCAACTCATGCAAAGCTGGTCTACTTGGAAACCTTAGAAAAGAATGGCGTAAAGCAAATCTCATACTTATCATCACTGTCGTTGTTCTCATATGGGTTTACGTTATTGCGTGTAGCGCGTTTAGGAATGCTCAGACTGAGGATCTCTTCCGCAAATACAAACAAGGTTGGGTCTAA